The Paenibacillus sp. FSL R7-0345 DNA segment GGCGGGCGGTGGCAGGGACCGCGAGGCCAAAGGCGGCCGCGGTCAAGGCAAGGGCGGCGGCGCGCGCGGGCAGCGGCCGCAGGGCTCCGGCGAGGAGGCGGCGCTGGCCGCATTCGCCGGGTTCTGCCGGGAGCAGCTCGGCTGGCAGCCGGCCGGCTACCCGGTGCTGTTCGGCGAGCATCTGTATCTCTCGCCGCTCCCCTCCTCAGCCCTGGACGGACTCAAAACCATCCGTCCGGGCTGGTATATGGGCCAGCTGCGCAGCGGCCGGTTCATTCCCGGCCATCCGCTGGCTACAGCGTTGAAGCCGTCCGAGTGCATCCGCAGCCTGTCGCTGGACAGCACAAGCGGCGAAGCTGTGTCCTACCTGAAAGGCGAGACGCTAGCTGCTCCTGAGCAGCGGCTGACTGTGCAGCCTGGAATTCCCCCCAAAGGATATGTCCTGGTCTGCATCGACGGATTCAGTGCGGGCTGGGGCAAATGGCAGGACGGTATGCTGAAGAATGAATATCCCGCAGGATGGAGGTGGACCTAGGTATGAGCGCACCAGGAAATGCCGGAAAAAAGCAGCGCATTGATAAAGTGCTGTCCCATATGGGCGTCGGTTCACGCAGCGATATCCGCAAGCAGGCCAAACAGGGCCTTATCACTGTAAATGGAGCCGTGGTTAAAGATAGCGGTTTTCATGTTGATCCCTACCAGGATACCATTGAGGTGGCCGGTGAGATTGTCCGCTACCGGGAATTTATTTATCTGATGATGAACAAGCCCGCAGGTGTCCTGTCAGCAACCGAGGATAAACGGGACCGGACGGTACTGGATTTACTGAAGCCCCAGCATGCCCTGTTCGAGCCTTTTCCGGTCGGCAGGCTGGATAAGGATACGGTTGGGCTCCTGCTGCTTACGAATGACGGCAAGCTGGCCCATGAGCTGCTCTCCCCCCGCAAGCATGTGCCTAAGACCTATGAGGCTACAGTAGAGGGGGATGTGGATGCTGCGGATGTGGAGGCTTTTGCCAAAGGGGTTGAGCTGGAGGACGGTTACGTGACCCTGCCCGCACAGCTGAGCATTCTTAGCCGCGAGCGCGGAAGCAAGACCATCTCGTACATTTCGCTGACGATTACGGAAGGCAAGTTCCATCAGGTAAAACGGATGTTTATCGCTGTCGGCAAAAAAGTGACGTTTCTGAAGCGGGTCTCGATGGGTGAGCTGAAGCTGGATGAGAGCCTGCCGCTGGGCTCCTGCCGGGAGCTGACCCATGCTGAGCTTGCATTGTTAACCGGCGGGGCGGAAACGTCCGCAGATTGACCCCGGGAGCTTTCAGGATGATTTTATATAAGCTTAATATAATGACGGGTTATCATTGACCTGGGTTTGATAAGCTAAGCTTGCTTAATACAGCCGGATAGAAATAGACAGACAAGGATGGTGGAGTATGAAATACAAGCTGATTGCGCTGGACGTTGACGGAACGCTGCTGAATGATGACCATAAGCTGAGTGATGAAAATAAAGAGGCGATCGCCGAGGTTACGCGCCGGGGAGGCCAAATCGTATTATGTACGGGCCGCAGCCCGCAGAACTCGATTCCTTTTATGGAGGAGCTGGGGCTGACGGGCTATGTCCTCGGCCACAACGGGGGTGCAACGGTATCGGTCAGTGACCGCAAGGTGCTTGATCAATACGGGATGGACGG contains these protein-coding regions:
- a CDS encoding pseudouridine synthase, which gives rise to MSAPGNAGKKQRIDKVLSHMGVGSRSDIRKQAKQGLITVNGAVVKDSGFHVDPYQDTIEVAGEIVRYREFIYLMMNKPAGVLSATEDKRDRTVLDLLKPQHALFEPFPVGRLDKDTVGLLLLTNDGKLAHELLSPRKHVPKTYEATVEGDVDAADVEAFAKGVELEDGYVTLPAQLSILSRERGSKTISYISLTITEGKFHQVKRMFIAVGKKVTFLKRVSMGELKLDESLPLGSCRELTHAELALLTGGAETSAD